A portion of the Microbulbifer agarilyticus genome contains these proteins:
- a CDS encoding rhodanese-like domain-containing protein, whose translation MDFFVFISEQWLLVSLLVALIYALAITERIKAGKPASAHEATQLINSDGARVIDLRDRSDFSAGHIVDAIHIPHGEIEQRIGELAPYKEKTLILADKIGQHAGPVGRQLKKAGYTVRRLEGGMSEWTNQKLPLVKG comes from the coding sequence GTGGACTTTTTCGTCTTTATCAGCGAGCAATGGCTGCTGGTGAGTCTGTTGGTGGCGCTGATCTATGCGCTGGCCATCACCGAACGTATCAAGGCGGGCAAGCCCGCGTCGGCCCACGAGGCCACCCAGCTGATCAACAGTGATGGGGCCAGGGTGATCGACCTGCGCGACCGCTCCGACTTCTCTGCCGGGCACATTGTGGATGCCATCCACATTCCCCACGGCGAGATCGAGCAGCGCATCGGCGAGCTGGCACCTTATAAAGAGAAGACCCTGATTCTGGCGGATAAGATCGGCCAGCACGCAGGCCCGGTTGGCCGTCAGTTGAAAAAGGCTGGCTACACCGTGCGCCGCCTGGAAGGCGGTATGTCCGAGTGGACAAACCAAAAGCTGCCGCTGGTGAAAGGCTGA
- the grxC gene encoding glutaredoxin 3, whose product MKNVVIYTTRYCPFCIRAKYLLDNKNVPYKEISVDGDRAARAEMTAKAGRHTVPQIWIGDHHVGGCDELMAIERSGQLDALLS is encoded by the coding sequence GTGAAAAACGTTGTTATCTACACCACCCGTTACTGCCCTTTCTGCATCCGCGCCAAGTACCTCCTGGACAACAAGAATGTTCCTTATAAGGAGATCTCCGTGGATGGCGACCGCGCAGCGCGCGCGGAGATGACAGCCAAGGCGGGGCGCCACACGGTGCCGCAGATCTGGATCGGTGATCATCATGTGGGCGGTTGCGATGAGCTGATGGCCATCGAGCGCAGCGGTCAGCTGGATGCCCTGCTGAGCTAA
- a CDS encoding acyl-CoA thioesterase translates to MSMQWDYPNPYIHRVQVAPEHVDGLHHANNAEYLRWCEQAGWSHSVELGLDVTNYQSLDRGMAIRHAEYDYILASREGDELLIGTWLTKVDGRLNMTRKFQIYRANDQALILRGVWQLVCIELSSGKPKRMPQTFKDIYCPAVVAEAPQD, encoded by the coding sequence ATGTCTATGCAGTGGGACTACCCCAACCCCTATATCCACCGCGTGCAGGTAGCACCGGAGCACGTGGATGGCCTGCACCACGCCAACAACGCCGAGTATCTGCGCTGGTGTGAACAGGCCGGCTGGTCGCACAGTGTCGAACTGGGACTGGATGTCACAAATTACCAATCCCTCGACCGGGGAATGGCCATTCGCCATGCGGAGTACGACTATATACTGGCGTCGAGAGAAGGCGATGAGCTGCTGATCGGTACCTGGCTGACCAAGGTCGATGGCCGCCTGAACATGACGCGCAAGTTTCAGATTTACCGCGCCAATGACCAGGCGCTGATTCTGCGTGGCGTCTGGCAGCTGGTGTGTATCGAGCTCTCCAGCGGCAAGCCCAAGCGTATGCCGCAGACCTTCAAGGACATCTATTGTCCGGCCGTGGTGGCGGAGGCCCCACAGGACTAG
- the gpmI gene encoding 2,3-bisphosphoglycerate-independent phosphoglycerate mutase gives MASETSPKRPLVLLILDGFGHSEHSEHNAIAAAKSPVWDDIWASRPKTLIHTSGMAVGLPEGQMGNSEVGHMTLGAGRVVYQNFTRINKAIQDGDFFKNPAYTAAVDKAIASKGAVHIMGLASEGGVHSHDDHIVAMATLAAQRGAKAVYIHAFTDGRDTPPRSAETPLARLTQVCDALGTARIASIAGRYFAMDRDNRWERVQPVYDLITQGKAEYQAESALAGLEAAYARDENDEFVAPTLIGEPAPLNDGDALIFMNFRPDRARQLTRAFTETDFNGFERAATPKLADLVMTTEYASSIDAACAFPPENLVNTLGEYLQSQNKTQLRIAETEKYAHVTFFFSGGREEPYNGEERILIKSPDVATYDLQPEMSAPEVTDNLVSAIESGKFDAIVCNYANGDMVGHTGVFDAAVQAVEALDGCVDRVIKAALAAGGEVLITADHGNVEEMFDAGSGQVSTQHSTLPVPFVYVGERDVTMRDGGSLADVAPTMLALMGLSQPVEMNGEPLVKVN, from the coding sequence ATGGCCTCCGAGACTTCGCCCAAACGTCCCCTGGTACTGCTGATTCTGGACGGTTTCGGCCACAGCGAGCACAGCGAACACAACGCCATTGCCGCGGCCAAAAGTCCGGTATGGGACGACATCTGGGCGAGCCGCCCCAAGACCCTGATCCACACCTCGGGCATGGCAGTGGGCCTGCCGGAAGGACAGATGGGCAACTCGGAAGTGGGCCACATGACCCTCGGCGCCGGCCGCGTGGTGTATCAGAACTTCACCCGTATCAATAAGGCCATCCAGGACGGCGACTTCTTCAAGAACCCGGCCTACACCGCCGCGGTAGACAAGGCCATCGCCAGCAAAGGCGCGGTCCACATTATGGGGCTGGCCTCCGAAGGCGGTGTGCACAGCCACGACGACCACATTGTTGCCATGGCCACCCTGGCCGCCCAGCGCGGCGCCAAGGCGGTGTATATCCACGCATTTACCGATGGCCGCGACACCCCGCCGCGCAGCGCCGAAACCCCGCTGGCTCGCCTGACCCAGGTGTGCGACGCACTGGGCACCGCGCGCATCGCCAGTATCGCCGGGCGCTACTTCGCCATGGACCGCGACAACCGCTGGGAGCGCGTGCAGCCGGTATACGACCTGATCACCCAGGGCAAGGCGGAATACCAGGCGGAATCTGCGCTGGCCGGTTTGGAAGCCGCGTACGCGCGCGATGAAAACGACGAGTTTGTGGCGCCGACCTTGATCGGCGAGCCCGCGCCGCTGAATGACGGCGACGCCCTGATCTTTATGAACTTCCGCCCGGACCGCGCGCGCCAGCTGACACGCGCCTTTACTGAAACGGACTTTAATGGCTTCGAGCGCGCCGCCACACCAAAGCTGGCAGACCTCGTGATGACCACCGAATACGCCAGCTCCATTGACGCCGCCTGTGCCTTCCCGCCGGAAAACCTGGTCAACACCCTCGGTGAGTACCTGCAGAGCCAGAACAAGACCCAGTTACGCATCGCCGAGACAGAAAAGTACGCACATGTGACCTTCTTCTTTAGCGGCGGCCGCGAAGAGCCCTACAATGGCGAAGAGCGTATCCTGATTAAATCCCCGGATGTCGCCACCTACGACCTGCAGCCGGAAATGAGCGCGCCGGAAGTCACCGACAATCTGGTGTCCGCGATTGAAAGTGGCAAGTTCGACGCCATCGTATGTAACTACGCCAATGGCGACATGGTGGGCCACACCGGTGTATTCGACGCTGCGGTACAGGCGGTGGAAGCGCTGGACGGTTGCGTGGACCGCGTAATCAAAGCGGCACTGGCAGCCGGTGGCGAAGTACTGATTACCGCCGACCACGGCAATGTGGAAGAGATGTTTGACGCGGGCTCCGGCCAGGTCAGCACTCAGCACTCCACCCTGCCGGTACCGTTTGTATACGTGGGCGAACGCGACGTGACCATGCGCGACGGTGGCAGCCTGGCCGATGTGGCGCCGACCATGCTGGCGCTGATGGGCCTGTCGCAGCCGGTAGAAATGAACGGCGAGCCGCTGGTCAAAGTAAACTAA
- the secB gene encoding protein-export chaperone SecB, with protein sequence MAEEQNGAAVNGEEQQQVQFAMQRIYLKDLSFETPMGAEIFKKQWQPQVNQELNTKTAKIDEDLYEVALTLTITVKVEDETAFLVEVQQAGLFGIKGLEGQQLAQALNTACPNILFPYAREVIDNVVTKGSFPALMLPPINFDALFAAALQQAQQQAAEQGGEKADA encoded by the coding sequence ATGGCTGAAGAACAAAACGGCGCTGCGGTAAACGGCGAAGAACAACAACAAGTACAATTCGCGATGCAGCGCATCTACCTGAAAGACCTGTCCTTCGAAACCCCGATGGGTGCAGAGATTTTCAAGAAGCAGTGGCAGCCTCAGGTGAACCAGGAGCTGAACACTAAAACTGCGAAGATCGACGAAGATCTGTATGAAGTGGCGCTGACCCTGACCATTACCGTCAAGGTTGAAGACGAAACCGCTTTCCTGGTGGAAGTACAGCAGGCCGGTCTGTTCGGCATCAAAGGTCTGGAAGGTCAGCAGCTGGCTCAGGCGCTGAACACTGCCTGCCCGAACATCCTGTTCCCATACGCACGTGAAGTGATCGACAACGTAGTAACCAAGGGCTCCTTCCCTGCCCTGATGCTGCCGCCGATCAACTTCGACGCGCTGTTCGCGGCTGCTCTGCAGCAGGCACAACAGCAAGCTGCCGAACAAGGTGGTGAGAAAGCCGACGCTTAA